One stretch of Niallia sp. XMNu-256 DNA includes these proteins:
- a CDS encoding extradiol ring-cleavage dioxygenase produces the protein MTIEFSILAPRVPSICHEDQVPDFQQAMVDGMKEIAQDLATVKPDAIVLVSCHWPSTFAHYVDCYPVHKGLLTATEAPELIKDVPYHYPGDEKLGLQLVQAGKEAGLSVIEVQDEHFVWDYGTIVPLRYLVPNEDIPVVNLSVTLAANLEETYKWGQTIAKVLHKSDKKIVFISSGALSHNLVRGRHNKPTLSEHALDKEFVEHIMNKEYEMAYNMLPQYASMAKVESGGRHLAMLLGILDKDSEPTYYADGQSSGSWNALITFEKTKVAPKKDNSEKEYVK, from the coding sequence ATGACGATTGAATTTAGTATTCTAGCCCCACGTGTTCCAAGCATATGCCACGAGGATCAAGTACCTGATTTTCAACAAGCAATGGTAGATGGAATGAAGGAAATCGCACAGGATCTTGCAACAGTCAAGCCAGATGCCATTGTCCTCGTTTCCTGCCACTGGCCTTCAACCTTTGCTCATTATGTAGACTGCTATCCTGTTCATAAAGGTTTACTTACAGCTACCGAAGCACCAGAATTAATAAAAGATGTACCCTATCATTATCCAGGGGATGAAAAATTAGGTCTTCAACTCGTTCAAGCTGGTAAAGAAGCGGGTCTTTCAGTCATAGAAGTCCAAGATGAACATTTTGTATGGGATTATGGTACGATTGTTCCTTTACGCTATCTCGTACCAAATGAAGACATTCCAGTAGTCAATCTGTCTGTTACTTTAGCTGCCAATCTTGAAGAAACATACAAATGGGGTCAAACGATCGCTAAAGTTTTGCATAAGAGTGATAAAAAAATTGTCTTTATAAGCAGTGGAGCCCTTTCTCACAACTTAGTTCGTGGCAGACATAACAAACCAACTTTATCTGAGCACGCCCTTGATAAAGAGTTCGTGGAGCATATTATGAATAAAGAATATGAAATGGCTTACAACATGCTGCCTCAATATGCAAGTATGGCAAAAGTTGAATCTGGAGGTCGCCACTTAGCCATGCTATTAGGAATTCTAGACAAAGATTCCGAACCTACCTACTATGCAGATGGTCAATCATCTGGCAGTTGGAATGCTCTCATTACCTTTGAAAAAACAAAGGTTGCTCCTAAAAAAGACAATAGCGAAAAAGAATACGTGAAGTAA
- a CDS encoding type 1 glutamine amidotransferase domain-containing protein has protein sequence MAKVAFLLASGFEDSEMKNPYDAVKEAGHEAIIVGLEKGAKCEGKKGTVSYTADVGVSEVKAEDFDAVVIPGGGSPEALRVNEDIIRFVKEINQEDKLIAAICHGPQVLISADVLKGKEATCYIGIRDDVKLAGADYHDKEVVVSENLVTSRTPDDEPAFIRETLAKLS, from the coding sequence TTGGCAAAGGTTGCATTTCTTCTAGCGAGCGGATTTGAAGATTCTGAGATGAAAAATCCCTATGATGCAGTAAAAGAAGCGGGACATGAGGCAATTATTGTAGGCTTAGAAAAAGGTGCAAAATGCGAGGGGAAAAAAGGAACGGTTTCCTACACGGCTGATGTTGGGGTATCTGAAGTAAAGGCGGAGGACTTTGATGCAGTTGTTATCCCTGGTGGAGGTTCTCCGGAAGCATTGCGTGTGAATGAAGATATTATTCGTTTTGTGAAGGAGATCAATCAAGAAGACAAATTAATCGCTGCCATTTGTCATGGACCACAGGTCTTGATCAGTGCTGATGTTCTAAAAGGAAAGGAAGCAACATGCTACATCGGAATACGCGATGATGTCAAACTAGCAGGGGCGGACTACCACGATAAAGAAGTGGTTGTTAGCGAAAACCTAGTGACATCTCGTACACCTGATGATGAACCTGCGTTTATTCGTGAAACTCTAGCAAAATTATCCTAA
- a CDS encoding DUF421 domain-containing protein, whose product MPGSIEIIIRTLTAFILLWIFVQFLGKQTISQRTYHLYIASITMGTIAGNLAFNIKIKFLYFVIAMAIMSTVVYMLNFIAIKNSRFRKWITGEPTTLIKNGEILEDRMKQLGYTMDSLKQTLRSKDIFSIDEVELAILEINGSLSVLKKPQYRNTTKKDLTSGTQSSETVPVELIYNGQILYENISKQNIYNEAWLNNELKKQNLTVLDISYAVVGTKGNLYIDQFEKNT is encoded by the coding sequence ATGCCAGGATCGATTGAAATTATAATTAGAACCCTTACTGCTTTTATTTTATTATGGATCTTTGTCCAGTTTCTCGGTAAACAGACGATTAGCCAAAGAACATACCATCTTTATATTGCCTCCATTACGATGGGAACCATTGCAGGAAATCTAGCATTCAATATCAAAATTAAATTCCTCTATTTTGTCATCGCTATGGCTATTATGAGTACCGTCGTGTACATGTTAAATTTTATTGCCATTAAAAATTCACGCTTTCGCAAGTGGATCACTGGAGAACCTACTACTTTAATCAAAAATGGAGAGATCCTTGAAGACAGAATGAAACAACTGGGGTATACAATGGATTCACTTAAACAAACATTGCGGAGTAAAGATATTTTCAGTATTGATGAGGTAGAACTTGCAATTTTAGAGATAAACGGCTCCCTCTCTGTCTTAAAAAAACCACAATACCGAAATACCACCAAGAAAGATTTAACTTCAGGAACTCAATCATCAGAAACCGTACCGGTTGAACTAATCTATAACGGACAGATTCTATACGAAAACATATCTAAACAAAACATCTATAATGAAGCTTGGCTAAACAATGAGTTAAAAAAACAGAACCTTACCGTATTGGATATCTCGTATGCTGTCGTGGGCACAAAAGGAAATTTATATATTGATCAATTTGAAAAGAACACTTAA
- a CDS encoding DUF302 domain-containing protein, with protein MDFQYEFNSLITTFVQEEPENLAKRLYNCIEESGIKLYAVVDHQRDMEALQVYSYPAFTLIFGNPRMGSKLLEKLPMAAIDIPLRISIIKSESGEGSNIIFRDMEHLFTDYIKEVADLRNWAQEVNQIVTRLVEKCVDSN; from the coding sequence TTGGATTTTCAATATGAATTTAATTCTTTGATAACGACATTTGTACAGGAGGAACCTGAGAATCTAGCTAAAAGGCTTTATAATTGTATAGAAGAATCTGGAATCAAGCTCTATGCAGTGGTAGATCATCAAAGGGATATGGAGGCACTTCAAGTATACTCATACCCAGCTTTTACTCTTATATTCGGAAATCCCCGAATGGGATCCAAATTATTAGAAAAGCTACCAATGGCTGCGATTGATATTCCACTTAGGATTTCGATTATTAAATCAGAATCAGGTGAAGGCAGCAATATCATTTTCCGAGACATGGAACATCTATTTACAGATTATATTAAAGAAGTGGCAGATCTTCGTAATTGGGCACAAGAGGTTAATCAGATAGTGACGAGATTAGTTGAAAAATGTGTTGATAGCAACTAG
- a CDS encoding mechanosensitive ion channel family protein, whose protein sequence is MLFINNLLLDMELDPRLVEYLSVMIKIVLIGLLCVLANFISKKIVIRIITRIVTNAKIKWGNILLERKVFRKLSHMVPAIIIYAFAATFPTYQSTIEKLAVAYMIIVGLVFIQSLLNALNDIYQTFEISKIKPIKGYVQVVNIVIMTVGVILVISSLMDKSPLILLSGIGALSAVLMLVFKDSLLGLVAGIQLTANDMVRVGDWIEMPKYGADGDVIDISLNTVMVQNFDKTITMIPSYALISDSFINWRGMQSSGGRRIKRSLYIDTSSITFCTDQMIEKFVQVHYLSDYIIQKEREITEYNTKNEFDLKNPVNGRALTNIGVFRAYISNYLKNHEGINQEMTLMVRQLAHSEHGVPLEIYAFTNSVQWAVYETVQSDIFDHLFSVAPEFGLRVFQNPTGADLRNKVEDSTDKALISEKSY, encoded by the coding sequence ATGTTATTTATTAATAATCTACTTCTGGATATGGAACTAGATCCTAGATTAGTAGAATATCTTTCGGTAATGATCAAGATTGTGCTAATTGGGCTTTTATGTGTCTTAGCCAATTTTATTTCAAAAAAAATTGTGATCAGGATCATCACTCGTATTGTGACAAATGCCAAAATCAAGTGGGGGAATATCCTTTTAGAAAGAAAAGTTTTTCGAAAGTTATCCCATATGGTTCCTGCGATCATCATTTATGCGTTTGCTGCAACATTTCCAACTTATCAATCGACCATTGAGAAATTAGCCGTTGCTTATATGATAATTGTAGGATTAGTGTTTATTCAAAGCTTATTAAATGCCCTGAATGATATCTATCAAACTTTCGAAATATCCAAGATTAAGCCGATTAAAGGATATGTTCAGGTCGTTAACATTGTGATCATGACTGTAGGGGTCATCCTCGTGATCTCAAGTCTAATGGATAAAAGTCCTCTTATTTTATTAAGTGGGATTGGGGCTCTTTCGGCCGTTTTAATGTTAGTATTTAAGGATTCATTATTAGGACTCGTGGCGGGAATTCAGTTGACGGCTAATGATATGGTTCGAGTGGGTGACTGGATTGAAATGCCAAAATATGGAGCAGATGGGGATGTAATTGATATTTCGTTAAATACCGTCATGGTTCAAAACTTTGACAAAACGATTACGATGATCCCAAGTTATGCCCTTATTTCCGATTCTTTTATCAACTGGAGAGGGATGCAAAGCTCAGGTGGGCGACGAATCAAGCGTTCTCTGTATATCGATACAAGCAGTATTACGTTTTGCACCGACCAAATGATTGAGAAATTTGTTCAAGTTCATTATCTTTCAGATTATATTATTCAAAAAGAAAGAGAAATTACGGAGTATAATACAAAAAATGAATTCGATCTGAAAAATCCTGTAAATGGCCGTGCCCTTACCAATATCGGTGTTTTTCGGGCGTACATTAGTAATTACCTCAAAAATCACGAAGGAATCAATCAAGAAATGACTTTAATGGTAAGGCAGCTGGCACATAGTGAACACGGGGTGCCTTTAGAAATTTATGCGTTTACCAATTCTGTACAGTGGGCCGTATATGAAACAGTACAATCCGATATTTTTGATCATTTATTTTCCGTTGCACCAGAGTTTGGACTTCGAGTATTCCAAAACCCAACTGGGGCTGATTTAAGAAACAAGGTAGAAGATTCGACAGATAAAGCTTTAATTAGTGAAAAAAGCTATTAA
- a CDS encoding SDR family oxidoreductase, producing the protein MSKTIFITGAGSGLGKGAAIGLAKKGHRVIASTELTSQKTDLLREAQDQGLDIEVIKIDITNPLDLKQIEKYDFDVFVANAAINERGPLSEVPMNRVRALFEVNVFATLETVQIAARKMVEKGSGKIVFMSSISGIVASPYNAPYAATKHAIEAISHALKSELQGFGVKVATINPGAFKTGFNDRAAEELWKWYDEEKNFTKKEDIQKAEEGLKNQFDPQDLIAKMVEIIPADQHKFRTAYPQQTENQMKQEEQKWWEMDI; encoded by the coding sequence ATGAGCAAAACAATTTTCATTACCGGTGCAGGCAGTGGGCTCGGCAAAGGTGCTGCCATTGGACTTGCCAAAAAAGGGCATCGTGTGATTGCTAGTACAGAGCTGACTTCTCAAAAAACAGACCTTTTGCGGGAAGCGCAGGACCAGGGACTAGATATAGAAGTGATTAAAATTGATATTACAAACCCTTTGGATCTCAAACAGATTGAGAAGTATGATTTTGACGTATTTGTTGCAAATGCAGCCATTAATGAACGAGGGCCACTAAGTGAAGTACCGATGAACCGTGTTCGCGCTCTTTTTGAGGTAAATGTTTTCGCTACCTTGGAAACCGTACAGATCGCTGCACGGAAGATGGTTGAAAAGGGAAGCGGGAAAATTGTCTTTATGAGTTCCATTTCTGGAATTGTGGCATCTCCCTATAACGCTCCATATGCCGCTACAAAACATGCGATTGAAGCGATTTCCCATGCATTAAAGTCGGAACTTCAAGGATTTGGAGTAAAAGTTGCCACTATAAATCCAGGTGCCTTCAAGACAGGCTTTAACGATCGAGCAGCAGAAGAGTTATGGAAATGGTACGATGAAGAAAAGAACTTCACGAAAAAAGAAGATATTCAAAAGGCGGAAGAGGGGTTAAAGAACCAGTTTGACCCGCAGGATTTAATTGCAAAAATGGTAGAAATCATCCCAGCTGACCAACATAAATTCCGAACGGCCTATCCTCAGCAAACGGAGAATCAGATGAAACAAGAAGAACAAAAGTGGTGGGAGATGGACATATAG
- a CDS encoding alpha/beta hydrolase — translation MNYRGMYYEVKGEGFPIIFIPGTGSTHKMFAPQVNYLSKSFQTITLDLRGTGQSEPFKCLNPWKYLKLHAKSIVELMDYLHIERAIFVGVSYGGMVAQEMAKIHETRVEKLVIIDSYARIIPYSFDDIRIGLLGAGFLISMLVPYKWLLPIYQYYSKWELTYEEILRFLKNRKSMILLMQLIGTIGLNNLDRIKESTIPILALAGDESPQIVRLNKEIAMTAPEGNFIAVENAFDPSNLCNPQQVNEAIYSFIEDYKC, via the coding sequence ATGAACTATAGAGGGATGTATTATGAGGTAAAAGGGGAAGGGTTTCCGATCATATTTATACCTGGTACAGGGTCCACACATAAAATGTTTGCCCCACAAGTAAATTATCTTTCGAAATCTTTTCAGACCATCACATTAGACTTAAGAGGAACCGGTCAGTCTGAACCGTTTAAATGCTTGAACCCATGGAAGTACTTGAAATTACATGCTAAAAGTATTGTTGAATTAATGGATTATTTACACATTGAACGAGCAATTTTTGTCGGCGTTTCATATGGTGGGATGGTTGCCCAAGAAATGGCAAAAATACATGAAACACGTGTGGAAAAATTAGTGATTATTGATTCGTATGCCCGAATCATTCCTTATAGTTTTGATGATATAAGAATTGGTTTGCTGGGCGCAGGCTTCTTAATCTCCATGTTAGTCCCCTACAAATGGTTACTACCGATTTACCAATATTATTCGAAATGGGAATTAACTTATGAAGAAATTTTACGCTTCTTAAAAAATCGAAAATCGATGATCTTATTGATGCAATTAATTGGAACGATTGGATTAAATAATTTAGATCGGATCAAAGAATCTACTATTCCAATCCTGGCACTTGCCGGAGACGAATCACCCCAAATTGTGCGGTTAAATAAAGAAATTGCCATGACTGCACCAGAGGGGAATTTTATAGCTGTAGAAAATGCATTTGACCCTAGTAATCTTTGTAACCCTCAACAAGTTAATGAAGCGATCTATAGTTTTATAGAAGATTATAAGTGTTAG
- a CDS encoding acyltransferase family protein yields MKGRLGWLDVGKGIGMVLVIFAHDHIPQMLKTFIYTFHMPLFFFLSGFLFSPTKYHRFSKLFTSKCKSLIIPYFSFSIIVYFWFLFRYKIGDIEYSSSLFKPLIGTFIGNRNTDWTVHIGALWFLTCLFITELLFYFLRTKLKTNLLVAIALMIISLIGYMYSMLLGKPLPWNIDAAFMAVLFFGAGYFYKESIQKLTHLINMKVLLIFCFLNITTGYLNYLLSGERVDMYESQYGNYALFVIAAFSGIIAFLIAVQKIETNAVFQYVGKNSLIYLALHQSIVFSVLNMVFKKTLENESFLNKIWIGSFYTMVSILIIAPIAYFIKNYFPYILGRSKI; encoded by the coding sequence TTGAAAGGGAGATTGGGATGGTTAGATGTAGGTAAAGGAATTGGGATGGTATTAGTGATATTTGCTCATGATCACATTCCACAGATGCTCAAGACATTTATTTATACTTTTCACATGCCCTTGTTCTTTTTCTTATCAGGCTTTTTGTTTTCACCAACTAAGTATCATCGTTTTTCAAAACTTTTTACTAGTAAATGTAAATCATTGATCATCCCGTATTTTTCTTTTTCCATCATCGTCTATTTTTGGTTTCTATTTAGGTATAAAATTGGAGATATAGAATACTCAAGTAGTTTGTTTAAACCGTTAATAGGTACCTTCATTGGGAACAGAAACACAGATTGGACGGTTCATATTGGGGCGCTTTGGTTCTTAACATGTCTATTTATAACTGAACTGTTGTTTTACTTTTTGAGAACTAAGCTCAAAACAAATCTTTTAGTAGCTATTGCACTAATGATTATATCTCTTATCGGTTATATGTATAGTATGTTATTGGGAAAGCCGCTGCCTTGGAATATTGATGCCGCTTTTATGGCTGTTCTTTTTTTTGGTGCGGGGTATTTTTATAAAGAAAGCATCCAGAAACTAACTCATTTAATAAATATGAAAGTTCTACTGATCTTTTGTTTCCTTAACATTACAACTGGATATCTTAACTATCTGCTTTCGGGCGAAAGGGTCGATATGTATGAGAGTCAATATGGCAACTATGCTTTGTTTGTCATTGCCGCATTTTCAGGTATTATCGCCTTCCTCATTGCTGTACAGAAGATTGAAACAAATGCGGTTTTTCAGTATGTAGGTAAAAATTCTCTGATCTACCTGGCATTACATCAAAGTATTGTATTTAGTGTACTGAATATGGTGTTTAAGAAGACTTTAGAAAATGAATCATTTTTAAACAAAATTTGGATTGGATCGTTTTATACCATGGTTTCTATTTTAATCATTGCTCCTATTGCTTATTTTATTAAAAACTACTTTCCTTATATTTTAGGAAGGTCAAAAATATAA
- a CDS encoding polysaccharide deacetylase family protein, which yields MKKIIILLLINICIVFLPTQAFAQKRVPILVYHSIDEYKGSGSQDLYVTPKNFETQIKYLRDHGFTLLTFENWQDINHVDKPIFITFDDAYKNNINAFRVFQKLQNQSFKPKGTIFVISDFIGRSNRLTTDELKMMVKSGFISVQSHTATHPDLTKISNYEKELKKSKEKIEQITGKPVIALAYPYGKFNNKVVEETKKYYQYGLTTIPSPYVKSGIKNEMYYLPRIYVKYFTTLDEFAKIVEGA from the coding sequence ATGAAAAAAATAATCATTTTGCTATTAATCAATATCTGTATTGTTTTTCTACCAACACAAGCTTTCGCACAAAAAAGAGTTCCTATTTTAGTCTATCATTCCATTGATGAGTATAAAGGAAGTGGGTCACAAGATTTGTATGTCACACCTAAAAATTTTGAAACTCAAATCAAATACCTTCGGGACCATGGATTCACGTTATTAACCTTTGAAAATTGGCAAGATATAAATCATGTTGATAAGCCCATATTTATTACTTTTGACGATGCCTATAAAAATAATATTAACGCCTTTAGAGTTTTTCAAAAACTGCAAAATCAATCCTTTAAACCAAAGGGGACAATATTTGTTATTTCAGATTTTATTGGTCGGTCTAATCGGTTAACAACAGATGAATTGAAGATGATGGTTAAATCAGGTTTTATTTCTGTTCAATCACATACGGCAACCCATCCTGATTTAACAAAGATATCAAATTATGAAAAAGAGTTAAAAAAGTCGAAAGAAAAAATTGAACAAATCACGGGGAAACCGGTTATTGCTTTGGCTTATCCATATGGAAAGTTTAATAATAAGGTAGTAGAAGAGACAAAGAAATATTACCAATACGGACTGACAACAATACCAAGCCCTTATGTAAAGTCAGGAATAAAAAACGAGATGTATTATTTGCCACGAATTTATGTCAAATATTTTACAACTCTTGACGAATTTGCCAAGATTGTTGAAGGGGCATAA
- a CDS encoding four-helix bundle copper-binding protein — translation MVTKNSVKMTETAPPSGNTYAIGDQLNTYLKECLDACNLCIQACNECFDLCCTSPKEEYANCLKILRDCSDICALVSQMISRNSVNAKLISSFCANICDACAKACEKFDDPIWRKCAEICRQCADACREACCS, via the coding sequence ATGGTGACAAAAAACTCGGTAAAAATGACGGAAACTGCACCCCCTTCAGGAAATACTTATGCAATTGGGGACCAACTGAACACTTATCTGAAAGAGTGTCTAGATGCTTGTAATCTGTGTATTCAAGCATGTAATGAGTGTTTTGATTTGTGTTGTACTTCCCCAAAAGAGGAATACGCAAATTGCCTAAAAATTTTACGTGACTGTTCTGACATCTGTGCTCTAGTAAGCCAAATGATTTCACGTAACAGTGTAAACGCCAAATTAATAAGCAGTTTTTGCGCTAATATCTGTGATGCTTGTGCAAAAGCGTGTGAAAAATTCGACGATCCCATCTGGCGAAAATGTGCTGAGATTTGTAGACAATGTGCTGACGCATGTCGTGAGGCTTGCTGTAGTTAA
- a CDS encoding VOC family protein — protein MITFIIIFTEKVVKLKEYIYYSYPISFEMSVGPDIVIPIYFLHCNGRHHTLALASMPMPKRIQHFMFEVKSLDDVGHAYDRLTDDITLTLGKHSNDHMISFYAMTPSGIEVEYGWDGRPVDDTWSVARHDTISAWGHKPVRQTLIV, from the coding sequence ATGATAACATTTATTATCATTTTTACAGAAAAAGTTGTAAAATTAAAAGAATATATTTATTATTCTTATCCGATATCATTTGAAATGAGTGTAGGACCTGATATCGTTATTCCGATTTATTTCTTACACTGTAACGGACGTCACCATACCCTTGCTCTTGCAAGTATGCCGATGCCTAAGCGAATTCAGCACTTTATGTTCGAGGTGAAATCTCTTGATGATGTGGGACATGCCTACGATCGACTTACAGATGATATCACCCTCACACTTGGAAAACACAGCAATGATCATATGATCTCATTTTATGCGATGACCCCATCTGGAATTGAAGTGGAGTATGGATGGGACGGAAGACCTGTGGATGATACTTGGAGTGTAGCTAGACATGATACCATCAGTGCCTGGGGCCATAAACCCGTTCGACAAACCCTGATCGTTTAA
- a CDS encoding cation acetate symporter has product MSILSIILFVGIIALTLLITYFSSKKTKSTSDFYTAGGGLTATQNGLAVAGDFMSAASFLGITGAISLIGFDGFYMSIGNLLGFLFLMYLVAEPMRNLGKYTLADMITARFQSNKVRGTAAASTLVISIFYMIAQLVGGGGLISLMLGIDYWIAVVIVGVLMTIYVIFGGMTATSWVQIIKAILLLGGSFVLTFLVFSKFNFSIIQMFDQIKTATPFGADLANPGNKYSNSLDMISLNIALVLGVAGLPHLLIRFFTVKDAVTARKSVFYSTWFIGAFFIMVVFLGFGATAFVGWDNIAAANPAGNMAAPLLALVVGGDFLFAFVSAIAFATILAVVSALVLTSASAFAHDIYGQIIKKGNITEKQQMKVARISSIVVAITSILLALAAKNLNVAFLSVLALGIAASANLPVMLLTIYWNRFNTGGAVTGMLVGLISSVVLVLLSPNVWSPDGAAILTGDPLFPLANPTIFTVPLGFIGAYVGTILYAKKSPNKGRYEEVVFKSNTGFGISAPENH; this is encoded by the coding sequence ATGAGCATCCTTTCTATCATTCTATTTGTAGGAATTATTGCATTAACCTTATTGATCACATATTTTTCTTCAAAAAAGACTAAAAGTACCAGTGATTTTTATACGGCTGGCGGAGGTCTAACGGCTACTCAAAACGGATTGGCTGTAGCCGGTGATTTTATGTCTGCGGCTTCATTCTTAGGAATAACAGGGGCTATTTCATTAATTGGATTTGATGGATTTTATATGAGTATCGGAAATCTATTAGGTTTTCTATTTTTAATGTATTTAGTTGCGGAACCGATGCGAAATTTAGGTAAATACACATTGGCTGATATGATTACAGCCCGTTTTCAATCAAATAAAGTTCGTGGGACAGCCGCTGCTAGTACACTTGTTATTTCGATTTTCTATATGATTGCCCAATTAGTGGGCGGTGGTGGTCTCATTAGTTTAATGCTAGGAATTGATTATTGGATCGCTGTTGTCATTGTTGGTGTTTTAATGACTATTTATGTTATTTTTGGCGGGATGACGGCAACTAGCTGGGTTCAAATCATCAAAGCCATCTTATTACTTGGAGGATCGTTTGTTTTAACGTTTTTGGTTTTTTCTAAATTTAACTTCAGCATCATCCAAATGTTTGATCAAATCAAAACGGCCACTCCATTTGGAGCCGATCTAGCGAATCCAGGAAATAAGTACAGTAATAGTTTAGATATGATTTCTCTTAATATCGCACTCGTTCTTGGGGTAGCAGGATTGCCTCATTTATTGATTCGATTTTTCACGGTTAAAGATGCAGTAACTGCCCGTAAATCTGTATTTTACTCAACATGGTTTATTGGCGCATTTTTCATTATGGTTGTCTTCCTAGGATTCGGTGCAACAGCCTTTGTTGGTTGGGATAATATTGCAGCAGCAAATCCAGCCGGGAATATGGCTGCTCCACTGTTAGCTCTAGTTGTTGGCGGAGATTTCCTCTTTGCCTTTGTTTCAGCAATTGCGTTTGCAACCATTCTTGCCGTTGTTTCTGCTCTCGTCTTAACGTCAGCATCTGCTTTTGCTCATGATATTTATGGACAAATTATTAAAAAAGGAAATATTACAGAAAAGCAACAAATGAAAGTTGCCCGTATTTCTTCTATTGTCGTTGCCATTACTTCTATTCTTTTAGCTTTAGCAGCAAAGAATTTAAACGTTGCCTTTTTATCTGTTCTCGCTTTAGGGATTGCGGCAAGTGCGAACCTTCCAGTTATGTTACTTACTATCTATTGGAATCGCTTCAATACAGGTGGTGCAGTAACAGGAATGTTAGTCGGCCTCATTAGTTCAGTGGTCCTAGTCTTGCTAAGTCCAAATGTATGGAGCCCTGATGGTGCAGCAATCTTAACGGGTGACCCATTATTTCCATTGGCAAACCCAACAATATTTACGGTTCCATTAGGTTTTATTGGAGCCTATGTTGGAACCATCTTATATGCTAAAAAGAGTCCAAATAAAGGCCGATATGAAGAGGTCGTCTTTAAATCTAACACGGGATTTGGGATAAGCGCTCCTGAGAATCATTAA
- a CDS encoding DUF485 domain-containing protein gives MKQAIQLNEKPAIQKQEGIPYDSLIQTKEFKELLQKKKAFIIPTTVFFLIFYFTLPLLAAYSKVLHTEIIGSITGAWIFAFTQFLIVWICGFIYVKKSEKYDNLSKSILTNYQKELSE, from the coding sequence ATGAAACAAGCGATTCAGCTTAACGAAAAACCTGCAATCCAAAAACAGGAAGGTATACCTTATGATAGCCTTATTCAAACAAAAGAGTTCAAAGAGCTATTGCAAAAGAAAAAAGCATTTATTATTCCAACAACAGTCTTTTTCCTGATCTTTTACTTTACTTTACCTTTATTAGCCGCTTATTCCAAAGTCTTGCATACAGAAATCATTGGTTCTATTACGGGTGCCTGGATTTTTGCCTTCACACAATTCCTCATTGTCTGGATATGCGGATTTATTTATGTTAAGAAGTCAGAAAAGTACGATAACTTATCAAAATCTATTTTAACAAACTATCAAAAGGAGTTAAGTGAATGA